From the Butyrivibrio fibrisolvens genome, one window contains:
- a CDS encoding alpha/beta hydrolase: MVIVLVNLIVLLTLYLSLCFVFARSMGIVKCIDPAKAYEKENRRHFLDGYKSWDCEEYVIRSFDGYELHSTYIPSAIPSKKFVILIHSSTYCRIGGIKYFNIFRKLGYNGILFDLRGHGDNKKSASTWGRKESKDLLSVIDDTVRRFGDDITIGVHGECLGGVTALTALKYHPNISFVIADSCYNSLYSLLCKLAQQIAHVSPKLFDPAVVFFRLMFGYSYKKIFTKDSLKGNTVPICFIQGDSDCVVPVEDTMELEGSTNGYTEMHIFEGADHTRNILADSRRYEEIVEGFLYRVNCLELAATA; the protein is encoded by the coding sequence ATGGTAATAGTATTAGTAAATCTCATTGTACTTTTAACTTTATATCTTTCTCTTTGCTTTGTATTTGCAAGGTCTATGGGCATAGTAAAGTGTATTGATCCTGCTAAGGCTTATGAGAAGGAGAACCGCAGGCACTTTCTTGATGGATATAAGAGCTGGGATTGTGAAGAGTATGTTATAAGATCATTTGACGGTTATGAACTTCATTCAACATATATTCCTTCAGCTATTCCTTCCAAGAAGTTTGTGATACTGATCCATTCATCAACATATTGCAGAATAGGCGGTATCAAGTACTTCAATATCTTCAGAAAGCTTGGATATAACGGCATCCTCTTCGATCTTAGAGGTCATGGAGATAATAAGAAGTCTGCTTCTACCTGGGGAAGAAAAGAAAGTAAGGACCTTCTTAGTGTTATCGATGATACTGTAAGAAGATTTGGTGATGATATCACAATAGGTGTTCACGGAGAATGTCTTGGCGGTGTTACAGCGCTTACTGCTCTTAAGTATCATCCCAACATTTCATTTGTAATCGCTGACAGCTGCTACAACTCACTTTATTCTCTTCTATGTAAGCTTGCTCAGCAGATCGCTCACGTATCACCAAAGCTTTTCGATCCTGCTGTAGTCTTCTTCAGACTTATGTTTGGATATTCTTATAAGAAGATATTTACTAAGGACAGTCTTAAAGGCAATACAGTTCCGATCTGTTTCATTCAGGGAGACAGCGACTGTGTAGTACCTGTAGAAGATACCATGGAGCTTGAAGGTTCTACTAACGGCTATACAGAGATGCATATCTTTGAAGGAGCTGACCATACAAGAAATATACTTGCAGATTCCAGACGTTATGAAGAAATCGTGGAAGGTTTCCTATATAGGGTTAACTGCCTTGAGCTTGCAGCAACAGCTTAA
- a CDS encoding Rossmann-like and DUF2520 domain-containing protein: MKIGFIGAGKVGFNLGKYFSEHGVQVTGYYSRHQESAIEAAEFTNTKCYDTQGELIAESDAIFLTVPDGEISSVYEEISSFSISGKQIIHCSGAMTVGEAFPGIKSRGAAGFAIHPLFPFSSKYSAYKELTGVFFCLEKREGVGEWVDFLENIGLKTKLLDESMKAGYHLACSIASNLVCGLYEMSKRHLNEAGFSDAEAMAAIGPLARANLENILQKGPATALSGPVERGDSSTVKKHLSLLTDQIERNVYTNLSLVLTDLAKEKHPENQYTHICQLLEDMK; this comes from the coding sequence ATGAAGATTGGATTTATAGGAGCAGGTAAAGTTGGTTTTAATCTGGGAAAATACTTCTCAGAGCACGGCGTTCAGGTGACCGGCTATTATAGTAGGCATCAAGAATCAGCCATTGAAGCAGCAGAATTTACAAATACAAAATGTTACGACACTCAAGGTGAGCTTATAGCAGAGAGTGACGCGATATTCTTAACTGTTCCGGACGGTGAGATTTCTTCTGTGTATGAAGAGATCAGTTCTTTTTCTATATCGGGTAAACAGATAATACATTGCAGCGGAGCCATGACTGTAGGGGAGGCGTTCCCCGGGATTAAGAGCCGCGGCGCAGCAGGATTTGCAATACATCCGTTATTTCCTTTTAGTAGCAAATACAGTGCTTATAAGGAACTTACGGGTGTATTTTTTTGTCTTGAGAAAAGAGAAGGTGTAGGCGAATGGGTAGACTTTCTTGAGAACATCGGACTTAAGACAAAGCTTTTGGATGAAAGCATGAAGGCTGGCTATCATCTGGCATGCTCTATCGCTTCAAATCTTGTATGCGGACTTTATGAGATGTCCAAGAGACATCTGAACGAGGCCGGCTTTAGTGATGCAGAAGCTATGGCTGCAATAGGGCCACTTGCAAGGGCTAATCTTGAGAATATATTGCAAAAAGGCCCTGCAACTGCACTTTCAGGTCCTGTCGAGAGAGGTGACAGCAGTACTGTCAAAAAGCATTTGAGTCTTTTGACAGATCAGATCGAAAGAAATGTTTACACGAATCTATCTCTTGTTCTTACAGATCTTGCTAAAGAGAAACATCCCGAAAACCAATACACACATATATGTCAGCTGTTAGAGGATATGAAATGA
- the panB gene encoding 3-methyl-2-oxobutanoate hydroxymethyltransferase, with the protein MKQTVATLRKMKEEGKKIAQLTCYDYTTARLMDEAGIDMILVGDSLGMTMQGYNDTLPVTLDEMIVYGRSVARACQNTFVVIDMPFMSYQISPAQALESAGRIMKEAPGAGAVKLEGGALMAPQIKAITDAGIPVVAHIGMTPQSVNAFGGFKVQGKGEVNAERVLQDALAVQEAGAFAVTLECVPPKLAALISKKLDIITIGIGASSCCDAQVLVYQDMLGMASGVSPKFVKHFAEIGQQMKEAFADYKAAVQDGSFPTPEQTYAKSDCSDEFLQSLDAKYSEEGYIKRIS; encoded by the coding sequence ATGAAACAGACAGTAGCTACACTTCGTAAGATGAAGGAAGAAGGAAAGAAGATCGCACAGCTTACATGCTACGATTACACGACAGCAAGACTTATGGACGAAGCAGGTATCGACATGATACTCGTTGGAGACAGCCTTGGCATGACAATGCAGGGATATAACGATACTCTCCCTGTAACACTTGATGAGATGATCGTGTATGGAAGAAGCGTTGCCAGAGCTTGTCAGAATACATTCGTAGTTATAGATATGCCATTTATGAGCTATCAGATATCTCCCGCACAGGCACTTGAGTCTGCAGGCAGGATCATGAAGGAAGCACCGGGCGCAGGTGCTGTTAAGCTTGAAGGCGGCGCTCTTATGGCTCCTCAGATCAAGGCTATAACAGATGCAGGTATCCCTGTTGTAGCTCATATAGGAATGACACCTCAGTCAGTTAATGCTTTTGGCGGATTCAAGGTTCAGGGCAAGGGCGAGGTTAATGCAGAGCGTGTACTTCAGGATGCTCTTGCAGTTCAGGAAGCAGGTGCTTTTGCAGTAACTCTTGAGTGTGTACCACCTAAGCTTGCAGCACTTATCAGCAAGAAGCTTGATATCATCACGATCGGCATCGGCGCAAGTAGCTGCTGTGATGCTCAGGTTCTTGTATATCAGGATATGCTGGGCATGGCAAGCGGAGTATCACCTAAGTTTGTGAAGCACTTTGCAGAGATCGGCCAGCAGATGAAGGAAGCCTTTGCTGACTACAAGGCAGCAGTTCAGGACGGCTCATTCCCTACTCCCGAGCAGACATATGCTAAGAGTGACTGCTCAGATGAGTTCTTGCAGAGCCTTGATGCCAAGTACAGTGAAGAAGGCTATATAAAGAGGATTTCATAA
- the panC gene encoding pantoate--beta-alanine ligase: MIKAETIKEVRDQVRAWRKEGLTIGLVPTMGYLHEGHASLVDKAVSQCDRVIVSDFVNPTQFGPTEDLSTYPRDFERDCRLLEEHGASLVFHPSVEEMYGEDAATYVEILNDMPKRLCGQTRPIHFRGVCTVVSKLFNIATPDKAFFGMKDAQQLSIIKKMVRDMSYGIEIVGCPIIREDDGLAKSSRNTYLSDDERQAALVLSKAVKLGKEMAENGEKDAAKILDAQRALIEKEPLAKIDYVSAADFNTLEPATEVKEGTLFAMAVYIGKTRLIDNFLF; the protein is encoded by the coding sequence ATGATCAAAGCAGAAACAATCAAAGAAGTAAGAGACCAGGTCAGAGCCTGGAGAAAAGAAGGTCTCACAATAGGACTTGTTCCTACAATGGGATATCTTCATGAAGGACATGCAAGCCTTGTAGATAAGGCAGTATCACAGTGCGACAGAGTCATCGTATCTGACTTTGTCAATCCTACACAGTTTGGCCCGACAGAAGATCTTTCTACATATCCAAGGGATTTTGAAAGAGACTGCAGGCTCCTTGAAGAGCACGGTGCAAGTCTTGTATTTCACCCTTCAGTAGAAGAGATGTATGGCGAGGATGCAGCTACTTATGTAGAGATACTTAATGATATGCCAAAGCGCCTGTGCGGCCAGACTCGCCCTATACACTTTAGAGGAGTATGTACAGTAGTATCCAAGCTATTTAATATAGCAACTCCTGATAAGGCTTTCTTTGGAATGAAAGATGCACAGCAGCTGTCTATTATCAAAAAGATGGTAAGAGATATGTCTTATGGCATAGAGATCGTAGGATGTCCTATCATCCGTGAAGATGACGGTCTTGCCAAGTCATCACGTAATACATATTTAAGTGATGATGAAAGACAGGCAGCCCTTGTTCTTTCTAAAGCAGTTAAGTTGGGTAAAGAGATGGCTGAAAACGGCGAAAAGGATGCTGCAAAGATCCTTGATGCTCAGAGAGCTCTTATAGAAAAAGAGCCTCTTGCCAAGATCGACTACGTATCAGCAGCAGATTTTAATACACTTGAGCCTGCTACTGAAGTTAAAGAAGGAACACTTTTTGCAATGGCTGTATATATTGGCAAGACAAGGCTTATCGATAATTTTCTTTTTTGA
- the panD gene encoding aspartate 1-decarboxylase, with amino-acid sequence MLLTMLKGKIHRAVVTQAALDYVGSITIDEELMDKAGICEYEQVQIVDVDNGQRFMTYAICGERGSGVICLNGAAARCVSVGDKVIIMAYAQMSPEEMKQHHPQVVFVDGDNKVVRTTTYEKHGRLEDM; translated from the coding sequence ATGTTACTTACAATGCTTAAAGGCAAGATCCACCGCGCAGTTGTAACTCAGGCAGCTCTTGATTATGTAGGTTCTATCACCATAGATGAAGAGCTTATGGATAAGGCAGGAATCTGCGAGTATGAGCAGGTTCAGATCGTAGATGTAGATAATGGTCAGAGATTTATGACCTATGCCATCTGCGGAGAGCGAGGTTCGGGCGTTATATGTCTTAACGGCGCTGCAGCAAGATGTGTCAGCGTAGGTGATAAAGTCATAATAATGGCATATGCTCAGATGAGTCCTGAAGAGATGAAACAGCATCATCCTCAGGTAGTCTTTGTTGATGGAGATAACAAGGTAGTTCGCACAACTACATATGAAAAGCATGGCAGGCTGGAAGATATGTAA
- a CDS encoding cell wall hydrolase, which translates to MKSLKRVLFMATAMAYAAAVLSFTEPIVVHAQENETQDVTTDVTDVTENTSESDNSQAEAQAGDVSSQDQAPEDAAAQQAAQDLAAAQAALVAGDPIGYDYEFTMEEIVLMANVVYREARGSFNGQVAVAEVIMNRVKSPAYPNTIKGVLSQKNQFSTYSWASSRTAEETSTDMINLCLKVLSGEYSYLNNANVLSFKRNDGSQTFYGKTLFTVVDNQAFYSI; encoded by the coding sequence ATGAAGAGTTTAAAAAGAGTATTGTTCATGGCGACTGCTATGGCATATGCCGCAGCGGTGCTTAGTTTTACTGAGCCTATTGTAGTTCATGCACAGGAAAACGAAACACAAGATGTGACGACTGACGTAACAGATGTAACAGAAAATACTTCAGAGAGTGATAATTCTCAGGCAGAAGCACAGGCCGGTGATGTATCCTCTCAGGATCAGGCTCCGGAAGATGCCGCTGCACAGCAGGCAGCGCAGGATCTTGCAGCAGCGCAGGCAGCGCTTGTAGCAGGAGACCCTATCGGATATGATTACGAATTCACAATGGAAGAGATAGTCCTTATGGCCAATGTTGTATACAGAGAGGCCAGAGGATCATTTAACGGACAGGTAGCAGTAGCAGAGGTTATTATGAACCGTGTTAAGTCTCCTGCATATCCTAATACTATCAAGGGCGTTCTGTCTCAGAAAAATCAGTTCTCAACCTATTCATGGGCAAGTAGTAGGACTGCTGAGGAGACAAGTACTGATATGATCAATCTCTGTCTTAAGGTTTTAAGCGGAGAGTACTCATATCTTAACAATGCCAATGTTCTTTCTTTTAAGAGGAATGATGGAAGCCAAACTTTCTATGGTAAGACTCTCTTCACAGTAGTCGATAACCAGGCATTCTATTCAATTTAA
- a CDS encoding PolC-type DNA polymerase III translates to MDALEIMFGKRSIADKIAESKEGYKEEITEGAREKYVADSLVKRSDKKAIVPYKTGIDKTTIKKTTTNKTDRENAIVKKTTVNRTDRDKDKADKGKDAVMASGVSTMQIKSVEKIKDKLSKRYIAFDTETTGFSAYNDRIIELGAVLFEDGKAVKSFGSLVNAGKRVPASATRVNNITNDMLAGSPKEDVVYPEFVEFLGDAITGDTIICAHNASFDMRFLSATFERLGIDANIKFVDTLALCKKYVTGICDHKQPTMAQHFNISQQDAHRAESDALVCGGIMAELLKLM, encoded by the coding sequence ATGGATGCACTTGAGATAATGTTTGGAAAAAGAAGTATTGCGGATAAGATTGCGGAAAGTAAAGAAGGATATAAAGAAGAAATTACTGAAGGTGCTAGAGAAAAATATGTTGCGGACAGTTTGGTTAAAAGGTCAGATAAAAAGGCAATAGTTCCGTATAAAACTGGTATAGATAAGACAACTATAAAAAAGACAACAACTAATAAGACAGATAGAGAAAATGCTATTGTAAAGAAGACAACTGTAAATAGGACTGATAGAGATAAAGATAAAGCAGATAAAGGAAAAGATGCGGTTATGGCAAGTGGTGTTAGTACGATGCAGATAAAGAGTGTTGAGAAGATCAAGGATAAGCTTTCTAAGCGCTATATAGCTTTTGATACTGAGACTACAGGTTTTTCTGCATATAATGACAGGATCATTGAGCTTGGAGCGGTTCTTTTTGAAGATGGCAAGGCAGTTAAGAGTTTTGGGTCACTTGTTAATGCTGGTAAGAGGGTTCCGGCTAGTGCTACGAGAGTAAATAATATCACCAATGACATGTTGGCAGGTTCACCTAAGGAAGATGTGGTATATCCTGAATTTGTAGAGTTTTTGGGTGATGCTATCACAGGCGATACTATTATATGTGCGCATAATGCAAGCTTTGATATGCGTTTTTTGTCTGCGACATTTGAAAGGCTTGGGATCGATGCCAATATCAAATTTGTTGATACTCTTGCACTTTGCAAGAAGTATGTAACAGGTATTTGTGATCACAAGCAGCCTACTATGGCTCAGCATTTTAATATAAGTCAGCAGGATGCTCATAGAGCTGAGTCTGATGCTCTTGTGTGCGGCGGGATCATGGCAGAGCTTTTGAAGCTTATGTGA
- the trmL gene encoding tRNA (uridine(34)/cytosine(34)/5-carboxymethylaminomethyluridine(34)-2'-O)-methyltransferase TrmL encodes MNIVLYEPEIPYNTGNIGRTCVATNTKLHLIKPLGFSLDQKEIKRAGLDYWPKLDYEVYENFEDFMKKNNNPKVWMATTKAHKVYTDVSYKSDDYIMFGPESRGIPEEILVDHENECVRIPMFEDTRSINLCNSVAIVLYEALRQNNFEGLSLTGELHNLHWK; translated from the coding sequence ATGAATATAGTATTATACGAACCGGAAATCCCCTATAACACAGGCAACATAGGAAGAACCTGCGTTGCAACCAACACAAAGCTCCATCTCATAAAGCCTCTTGGCTTCAGCCTTGACCAAAAAGAGATAAAGCGTGCTGGCCTTGACTATTGGCCAAAACTTGACTACGAAGTATATGAAAACTTCGAAGACTTTATGAAAAAAAACAATAATCCAAAAGTATGGATGGCCACAACCAAGGCTCATAAGGTCTACACTGACGTATCTTATAAAAGCGATGACTATATAATGTTCGGACCTGAAAGCAGAGGCATCCCGGAAGAAATCCTTGTCGATCATGAAAATGAATGTGTCCGTATCCCCATGTTTGAAGATACAAGATCCATCAATCTATGCAACAGTGTCGCCATCGTATTATATGAAGCATTAAGACAGAACAATTTTGAAGGACTCTCCCTTACAGGAGAACTACACAACCTTCATTGGAAGTAA
- a CDS encoding MATE family efflux transporter → MARSKNIDMTKGPILKELVLFALPLLLGNAFQQLYNTVDSVIVGQFVGPESLAAVTSTAVIINTLVGLFVGFSTGSSVIISQFFGAQKGDMLRKSIHTALSATFIMGIIFMILGYFITPPLIVLMKTDVTVIEPATTYLRIYFLGILGLMFYNMTSAILRAIGDSVRPLMFLILTSVLNIILDLVFVIKFEMGVAGVAYATIIAQFVSAFMGMFVLIRSKESYSVSLKEMHIDTSILKRIFAVGLPAGLQMAIISFSNIFVQSYINSFGAASTAGWGSYGRIDAFVMLPLQSIALANTTFTGQNAGAKNPDRIKQGIRVSLLLAIIVTIIICAAEYAGAPYIIRFFTKDEAVMKYGIIFIRCNCMFDFFCCFNQIHAGVLRGIGDATAPMFIMIFSFVVFRQIYLFVITRLTPSIYPVSLSFPVGWMMCSILMMIYFKLSHWEKKIHTI, encoded by the coding sequence ATGGCTAGATCTAAAAATATCGATATGACCAAGGGACCGATCCTTAAGGAACTGGTCCTTTTTGCTTTGCCGCTACTACTTGGCAATGCTTTTCAGCAGCTTTATAACACAGTTGACAGTGTTATAGTCGGACAGTTTGTAGGTCCCGAATCACTTGCAGCAGTTACCAGTACCGCTGTTATCATCAATACACTTGTAGGACTTTTTGTAGGCTTTTCTACAGGATCTTCTGTAATAATATCCCAGTTCTTCGGAGCCCAGAAAGGTGATATGCTCAGAAAGTCAATTCATACTGCGCTATCTGCAACATTCATCATGGGTATCATCTTTATGATACTGGGCTATTTTATAACACCGCCCCTTATCGTTCTCATGAAGACCGACGTGACAGTTATAGAACCTGCCACAACCTACCTTAGGATCTACTTTTTGGGTATCCTTGGACTTATGTTCTACAACATGACTTCTGCTATACTACGTGCTATCGGAGATTCTGTAAGACCGCTCATGTTCCTGATACTTACAAGCGTCCTTAACATAATCCTGGACCTTGTATTTGTAATCAAATTTGAAATGGGAGTTGCCGGAGTTGCCTATGCCACTATCATCGCACAGTTTGTATCTGCATTCATGGGTATGTTCGTACTGATAAGGTCCAAAGAAAGCTACAGTGTATCCCTTAAAGAGATGCATATAGACACTTCTATACTTAAAAGGATATTTGCAGTAGGTCTTCCCGCAGGACTACAGATGGCTATAATCAGTTTCTCCAATATCTTCGTCCAGAGCTATATCAACAGCTTCGGAGCCGCATCAACGGCAGGCTGGGGAAGTTATGGAAGGATAGATGCTTTTGTAATGCTCCCTCTTCAGAGCATCGCCCTTGCCAATACCACATTTACCGGACAGAATGCAGGCGCCAAAAACCCTGATCGTATCAAACAAGGCATAAGAGTATCACTCCTTCTTGCAATAATCGTGACAATAATCATCTGCGCCGCAGAATACGCAGGAGCTCCGTATATCATTAGATTTTTTACCAAGGATGAAGCTGTTATGAAATACGGCATCATCTTTATAAGATGTAACTGCATGTTCGATTTCTTCTGCTGCTTCAATCAGATTCATGCAGGTGTCCTAAGAGGTATCGGAGATGCAACAGCACCCATGTTCATCATGATATTCAGCTTTGTAGTATTCAGACAGATATACCTTTTTGTGATCACAAGGCTTACACCATCCATATACCCTGTAAGCCTGTCATTCCCTGTTGGATGGATGATGTGCAGCATCCTTATGATGATATATTTCAAACTCAGTCATTGGGAAAAGAAGATTCACACCATCTGA
- a CDS encoding serine hydrolase domain-containing protein, with protein sequence MRLKHGIMNEFNALECINKIWDRLQKAGLLNGGSGSIHSLLADQGGCRIFEEYVYPYSASRMHRMFSVTKSFVSLAIGFLIEEGKLSLEDKIVTFFSEYKPEGGFHPYLSDMTIRDMLRMETCHTSTTYKFHININWVESFFVTLPSHRSGKVFNYDTSSSHTLAALVKKLSGMGVLDYLRTKIPSKYIFSKDAYIITDPFGDEIGGAGLMCYPEDLLKVGRFVMDELLKGDKLCDGQNGESLSEDAALAFCKGDHCTEVTSFGDYIKEAVSFKVPNIQTGQVTEERQGYGYQFWRIRGGFCMYGMGGQYVLFYPQYDLVIVTTADLQNIKGGTQPLLDIIHDSLLEYAPSFSKYEKDIEECTLLKNYSPCFDYTYRILNEPLTDGFKESGDKARFESFHISYGDSGCLSIKQRSGSGVIDYIIPFDLTKECEGSLPLVDPATGQSLSATSKEVPFISKSGWTASDTLYIELSLIGEDVGSIHINMNISADNLTVQMRKIVEARFEDFTGFIEGVADSI encoded by the coding sequence ATGAGGTTAAAACATGGCATTATGAATGAATTCAACGCTTTAGAATGCATTAATAAAATCTGGGACAGATTACAAAAGGCAGGGTTATTAAATGGCGGAAGCGGGAGTATTCACAGTCTTTTGGCAGATCAGGGCGGATGCAGGATATTTGAAGAATATGTTTATCCATATAGCGCTTCAAGGATGCATAGGATGTTCTCTGTTACTAAGTCTTTTGTATCTCTTGCTATAGGCTTTCTTATAGAAGAGGGGAAGTTATCTTTAGAAGATAAGATCGTGACTTTTTTCTCTGAATATAAGCCTGAAGGGGGATTCCATCCGTATCTTTCTGATATGACGATCAGGGATATGCTTCGTATGGAGACCTGTCATACGTCTACGACCTACAAGTTCCATATAAATATTAACTGGGTCGAGAGCTTTTTTGTCACACTGCCTTCTCATAGAAGCGGCAAGGTGTTTAATTATGATACTTCATCGTCACATACTCTTGCGGCTCTTGTTAAGAAGTTATCCGGTATGGGAGTGCTTGATTATCTTAGGACCAAGATTCCTTCGAAATATATTTTTTCCAAAGATGCATATATTATCACTGACCCTTTTGGGGACGAGATAGGCGGGGCAGGGCTTATGTGCTATCCTGAGGATCTTCTTAAAGTTGGAAGATTCGTAATGGATGAGCTTTTGAAAGGTGATAAGCTGTGTGATGGTCAAAACGGGGAGAGCCTGTCAGAGGACGCTGCCTTGGCATTTTGTAAAGGTGATCATTGCACAGAGGTAACAAGCTTTGGAGATTATATTAAAGAAGCTGTGAGCTTTAAAGTTCCTAATATCCAGACCGGCCAGGTGACTGAGGAGCGGCAGGGATACGGATATCAGTTCTGGCGGATCAGGGGCGGCTTTTGTATGTACGGAATGGGTGGTCAGTACGTCCTGTTCTATCCCCAGTATGATCTTGTGATCGTGACAACTGCTGATCTTCAGAATATTAAGGGCGGCACCCAGCCTCTGCTTGATATCATTCACGATAGCCTTTTGGAATATGCTCCTTCTTTTTCCAAGTATGAAAAAGATATAGAGGAGTGCACTTTATTAAAGAATTATAGCCCATGTTTTGACTATACTTATAGAATACTTAATGAGCCACTGACTGATGGTTTTAAAGAATCAGGTGATAAGGCAAGGTTTGAGTCTTTTCATATAAGTTATGGTGATAGTGGCTGCCTGTCCATAAAGCAAAGATCGGGTAGCGGCGTCATAGATTACATTATTCCTTTTGATCTGACTAAAGAATGTGAAGGAAGTCTTCCTCTTGTGGATCCTGCCACAGGGCAGTCTCTAAGCGCCACCAGCAAGGAAGTTCCTTTTATATCCAAATCCGGATGGACGGCAAGTGATACTTTATATATAGAACTGAGCCTTATAGGAGAAGATGTTGGATCTATCCATATCAACATGAATATTTCTGCTGATAATCTCACAGTTCAGATGAGGAAGATAGTAGAAGCAAGGTTTGAAGACTTTACGGGATTTATCGAAGGTGTGGCAGATAGTATTTAG
- a CDS encoding nucleoside hydrolase — protein sequence MKKSSLAVLCTCILIVNSIALPVLAARQPSDTLTDYRDIFIDALNEARQEVGPEEDYSGMTDEQKQEAIEKAEEEDDKARDEAKESVENIQDDLKDQQQASGPVGIIIDADMSTDVDDVTAVRIAQELEYQGLCDILGFAYCSRNPSGNNIKAAEGLFDYAGLTDVPIAKASVSYEYGGNGDYWGVLWQYKTTSHPVYDNAVTMYKEVLSAHDGKIRIVTTGFLTNIRELLKDPQGYELVKDKVDAIYITGGEYQGLCYNLSYDETRVGATDYVVKNSPVPLYFTMDVLGAIRCGGHLTKMDTANSDILSKAYAQFGLEDGQNYGNCDGTAVYCAVTQDTGYGGYFEAIPCDFKINLSNGGVITQTRSDTVTGVYMLEATYTKDKYVLYGSATYTNLFDSFIEADYLRRHQ from the coding sequence ATGAAAAAGTCTTCTCTTGCTGTTCTGTGTACATGCATCTTAATAGTTAATTCTATAGCGCTTCCTGTACTTGCGGCAAGGCAGCCCTCTGATACCTTGACGGATTACAGGGATATATTTATTGATGCCTTAAATGAAGCGAGACAGGAAGTTGGTCCTGAAGAAGATTACAGCGGCATGACAGATGAACAGAAGCAGGAAGCTATAGAGAAGGCCGAGGAGGAAGATGACAAGGCAAGGGATGAGGCTAAAGAAAGCGTAGAGAATATTCAGGATGATCTTAAGGATCAGCAGCAGGCATCCGGCCCTGTAGGTATAATCATTGATGCTGATATGTCCACAGACGTAGATGATGTCACAGCAGTTCGCATAGCGCAGGAACTTGAGTATCAGGGACTGTGCGATATCCTGGGCTTTGCATACTGCTCCAGGAATCCTTCAGGCAATAATATCAAGGCAGCAGAAGGCCTTTTTGACTATGCAGGACTTACAGACGTACCTATAGCCAAGGCGTCTGTAAGCTATGAATACGGTGGAAACGGAGATTACTGGGGAGTTTTGTGGCAGTACAAGACTACAAGTCATCCCGTATACGACAATGCCGTAACTATGTACAAAGAAGTCCTATCCGCCCATGACGGTAAGATAAGGATAGTGACTACCGGATTTCTAACTAATATACGTGAGCTTCTCAAAGATCCCCAAGGCTATGAACTTGTCAAAGACAAGGTTGATGCTATCTATATAACAGGAGGAGAGTATCAGGGACTCTGTTATAACCTCTCCTATGATGAGACCAGGGTTGGAGCCACTGATTATGTTGTTAAGAATAGCCCTGTACCATTGTATTTCACAATGGATGTCCTTGGTGCTATAAGATGCGGAGGTCATCTTACTAAGATGGATACAGCTAACAGTGATATCTTGTCCAAGGCATATGCACAGTTCGGTCTTGAAGATGGCCAGAACTACGGCAACTGCGATGGAACAGCGGTATACTGTGCGGTGACTCAGGATACAGGTTATGGAGGATACTTCGAAGCTATCCCTTGCGATTTTAAGATCAATCTAAGTAACGGAGGTGTCATCACTCAGACCAGGAGTGATACAGTTACCGGAGTATATATGCTGGAAGCTACCTATACAAAAGATAAATATGTACTGTACGGATCAGCGACTTATACTAATCTTTTTGATTCATTTATTGAAGCGGATTATCTTAGAAGGCATCAATAA